Below is a window of Flavobacterium cyclinae DNA.
TGTTAGTTGGCAAAAAATACGACGTTATTATTGCTAATATTAACCGAAACATTTTATTAAATGATATGCAACAATATGTAGATTGTTTAAACGAAAATGGAATTTTATTTTTAAGTGGTTTTTATACAGAAGATATTCAGGTAATTTCAGAAAGTTGTACTTCTAAAGGATTAACGTATGTAAAACAATTTGAGCGTAATAATTGGGTTGCATTAAAGTTTGTTAAATAGTTAAGAGATAGAAGTTGGGAGTTTAGAGTTTGAAGTTTAATTTTTTTATTCTTAAAATTGATTTTTGAATTTGAAATTGAACTTGAAACATTTTTTTAATATTTTTGTAAGGAACTTTCAAACGAAAAGGAAATGAGCACGATAGAAAAAGTACAAGAAGAAATTTTAGTTGAAGAAGCAATAGGCTTAAATCATGAAATTGTATTACACAATGATGATGTTAATACCTTTGATCATGTAATTGACACTTTAATTCGAGTTTGTAATCATGATGATTTACAAGCTGAGCAATGTGCAATTTTAGTACATTACAAAGGAAAATGTACTGTAAAAACAGGTTCGTTAGAAGAATTAAAACCGCAATGCTCAGCATTGCTAGATGCAGGTTTAAGTGCTGAATTGATATAAAAAAAGTCCCGATTAAATCGGGACTTTTTGTTTTATATGTCTTGTCCTGAAAAAAGTTGACTAAAAATCACATAATATGTCAACAAAAAAGAAAATTTCAAAAATTCCAACTGTCCCACAAATTTACAGCGAAGCATTTAAACGTCAAGTTGTAAGTGAATTTGAGAGGGGTTTATTTACAAAAGCAGAGCTTCGAAGACGTTACAATATTTTAGGTAGTAGTTGTATACCAAGATGGTTAAAAAAATATGGTAAATTTACCTATGAAGATAAATTAACTATTGGTCGTCCTATGAAAGATCCTCAACAACAGCGTATAAAAGAGCTAGAAGCTCAATTAGCGAAAAAAGAAGAAGAATTAAAAGTATTTAAACGATTTATTGAAATAGCTGAACGTGAACTTAAAATTGATATTGTAAAAAAGTCTGGTTCCAAGCAGTCGAAGAAATAAATATAAATAGTTCATTGACTATTTATGAGTTATGCGAACTGTTTGGATACACAAAACAAGCATTTTACAAGCGAAAGTCAAAGGTAAAAACACCTAAATACAACTCAGAATTATTACGAAGTTTGGTAGTTACTATTCGTAAGCAATTACCCCGAACAGGTGGTAAAAAACTTCATGTAATGTTACAAGATGAATTTATAAAACACCATATATCAATTGGTCGGGATAATTTTTTAGATTTTTTAAAAGCAGAATATTTACAAGTTCCTAAAGCTCGAAGATATTACAAAACAACAAATTCAAGACATTGGATGAAACGCTATCCAAATTTAATTAGCAATTTAGTACTTAACAGACCTGAGCAGGTTTGGGTTGCTGATATAACATATTTACGAACAAAAGAGAAAACATATTATTTGCATTTACTCACTGATGCGTGTTCCAAGAAAATTGTAGGATATCAATTGTCAGATAATTTAATGAGCTCAACTACTGTAAAAGCTTTAGAAATGGCTTTGATTAAGAGGAAAACAAAAAATCAACTCATTCACCATTCTGATAGAGGTTTACAATACTGTAGTAAAGAGTATACCGAATTGTTAAAGAAAAACAATATTTTAATTAGTATGACGCAAGAATACGACCCATATGAAAATGCAGTGGCAGAAAGAGTAAATGGAATTTTAAAAGAAGAATTTGGTTTACATGAAATATTTGAAAACTATCAAAATTTAAACAAACAAGTTACACAGGCCATAACTTTATACAACAATTTTAGAATACATATGTCAATTAATATGATAACTCCAAACCAAGCACATCAACAAAAAATAATACATTTAAAACAATGGAAAAAAATAAATCGTAACAGAATTAATTCTGTTACGATTTAACTATATTTGGATTATTAACGAGTCAACCTTTTTTAGGACAACTCAATATGCTTCTAGGATTATCCTAAAACTTCTTTTACTTTTTTACCAATTTCAGCTGGAGAATCTACCACGTGAATTCCGTTTTCTCTCATGATACGTTTTTTAGCTTCAGCAGTATCATCAGCACCACCTACGATTGCACCAGCGTGTCCCATTGTTCTTCCTTTTGGAGCCGTTTCTCCTGCAATGAATCCAACAACTGGTTTACGGTTACCATCAGCTTTAATCCAACGAGCAGCATCTGCTTCTAATTGTCCACCAATTTCACCTATCATAATGATACATTCTGTTTCAGGATCATTCATTAATAATTCAACTGCTTGTTTAGTAGTTGTTCCAATAATTGGGTCACCACCAATACCAATTGCAGTAGTAATTCCTAAACCTTGTTTTACAACTTGATCAGCTGCTTCATAAGTTAAAGTTCCTGATTTAGAAACGATACCTACTTTTCCTTTTTTGAAAACGAAACCTGGCATGATACCAACTTTTGCTTCTTCTGGAGTAATTACACCAGGACAGTTAGGACCTACTAATCGACAATCTTTACTTTTAATATAGTCATACGCTTTAATCATATCTGCAACAGGAATACCTTCAGTAATACAAATGATTACTTTAATTCCAGCTT
It encodes the following:
- a CDS encoding ATP-dependent Clp protease adaptor ClpS, with amino-acid sequence MSTIEKVQEEILVEEAIGLNHEIVLHNDDVNTFDHVIDTLIRVCNHDDLQAEQCAILVHYKGKCTVKTGSLEELKPQCSALLDAGLSAELI
- a CDS encoding IS3 family transposase (programmed frameshift), which translates into the protein MSTKKKISKIPTVPQIYSEAFKRQVVSEFERGLFTKAELRRRYNILGSSCIPRWLKKYGKFTYEDKLTIGRPMKDPQQQRIKELEAQLAKKEEELKVFKRFIEIAERELKIDIGKKVWFQAVEEININSSLTIYELCELFGYTKQAFYKRKSKVKTPKYNSELLRSLVVTIRKQLPRTGGKKLHVMLQDEFIKHHISIGRDNFLDFLKAEYLQVPKARRYYKTTNSRHWMKRYPNLISNLVLNRPEQVWVADITYLRTKEKTYYLHLLTDACSKKIVGYQLSDNLMSSTTVKALEMALIKRKTKNQLIHHSDRGLQYCSKEYTELLKKNNILISMTQEYDPYENAVAERVNGILKEEFGLHEIFENYQNLNKQVTQAITLYNNFRIHMSINMITPNQAHQQKIIHLKQWKKINRNRINSVTI
- the sucD gene encoding succinate--CoA ligase subunit alpha codes for the protein MSVLVNKNSKIIVQGFTGSEGTFHASQMIEYGTNVVGGVTPGKGGSTHLDRPVFNTVKDAVEKAGADTSIIFVPPAFAADAIMEAAEAGIKVIICITEGIPVADMIKAYDYIKSKDCRLVGPNCPGVITPEEAKVGIMPGFVFKKGKVGIVSKSGTLTYEAADQVVKQGLGITTAIGIGGDPIIGTTTKQAVELLMNDPETECIIMIGEIGGQLEADAARWIKADGNRKPVVGFIAGETAPKGRTMGHAGAIVGGADDTAEAKKRIMRENGIHVVDSPAEIGKKVKEVLG